The genomic interval CCGGGACGTGCAGCACGGCATCGAGTACGACCCCGCGCCGCCGGTGTGGGACGACGAAGGAGACGCACGATGAGCACACATCCCGCGAGCAGCGACCCCACGAGCACCGATCCGGCCCCGCGCCCTCCGCTGCCGCCCTTCACCGAGGAGACCGCGCGGGCGAAGGTCCAGGCCGCCGAGGACGCGTGGAACACCCGCGACCCCGAGCGCGTCGCCGGCGCGTACACCGAGGACACCGTGTGGCGGAACCGCGACCGGTTCCTCGTCGGCCGCGAGCAGGTGATCGAGTTCCTGCGCGGCAAGTGGGAGCGCGAGCAGGAGTACCGGCTGCGCAAGAACCTCTGGGCGTTCACTGACGACCGCATCGCCGTGCGCTTCCAGTACGAGTGGCACGACGCCGACGGCCAGTGGTGGCGCTCCTACGGCAACGAGCTCTGGGAGTTCGACGACCTCGGGTACATGAGCCGCCGCGAGGCCTCGATCAACGACGTGGCGATCGACGAGGCGGACCTGCGCGTCACGCCCGGCGAGGGCGAGCTGCCCGCGCACTGACCCGTCGGGCCCGGGCGTCGAGCCGTCAGTCCCGCCCCGCGATCCCGGACAGCAGCACGTCGGCGACGCCCTCGGCGAAGGCGTCGGCGTCGGCCTCGGGATGGGCGCGCAGGTGCGAGACCATGGCCTCGACGGCGCCCTCGTAGACGAGGGCGAGGGTGCGCAGATCCGCCCCGGCCCGGATGACCCCGTCGCGCTGTCCTCGGGCGAAGACGCCCTCCTGCCCTTCGAAGGTCTCCTCCATGTCCGCGATGCCGAGCACCGGCCCGCCGTCCTCGTCGCGCAGGCCGGCGACGATCTGCTCGAGGGCCGCGAGCTCGCGCTCGTGGGTGCGGGCGAGCCGCGCCGCTCCCCTGATCGCCGCGCGCAGGAAGGCCGCGGCGTCGACCTCCGCGTCGAGCCCCTGCGCGACCTGACTGCGCAGCTGGACGAGCGCGGTCCGCGCGGCCTCGGCCATGAGCGCGTCGCGGGAGGTGGCGTAGTGGGCGACGAGCGCCTTGGAGACGCCCGCCCGGGCGGCGATCACCTCGAGGCTGCTGGCCGCGAAGCCGCGGGCGGCGACGGCATCGATGGTCGCCTGCACGATCTGGGCGCGACGCTGGTCGGGCGGGAGCCGGCGGCCCGCCATCACGCGGCCCGTCCGCCGGGGCTCGTGCGGGCGGCCTCGAGGCTCACGCCGGTGACGACGCCGGCCATGAGCACCGCGATGACGATCATCTCCGCGCGCATCCAGACCGGGAAGAGGCCGGGGACCAGCGCCTCGACGACGTTGGCCAGCAGCAGCACGGCGGCGATGATGCCGGCCGCGCGCAGTGCGGAGCGGGAGCCGGTGGCGGCCCGGCGCAGCCGCAGCGGGAGCAGCACCCCCAGCAGCAGGACGATCACGGCATGGATCCAGGCCTCGACCGGTGCGAGGTGCGGGGCGAGGACCGCGAGGACGACGAGCGCCGGGATCGTCACGAGCACGAGCACGAGGTAGACGGCGGCGAGGGTGGAGGCGAGCGGGAGGCGGGGCGATGCGACCATGCGGCCACCCTATTGACCGCTCGGTCAACAGGCAAGGGGTCGCGCGTA from Brachybacterium kimchii carries:
- a CDS encoding nuclear transport factor 2 family protein, which encodes MSTHPASSDPTSTDPAPRPPLPPFTEETARAKVQAAEDAWNTRDPERVAGAYTEDTVWRNRDRFLVGREQVIEFLRGKWEREQEYRLRKNLWAFTDDRIAVRFQYEWHDADGQWWRSYGNELWEFDDLGYMSRREASINDVAIDEADLRVTPGEGELPAH
- a CDS encoding TetR/AcrR family transcriptional regulator, encoding MAGRRLPPDQRRAQIVQATIDAVAARGFAASSLEVIAARAGVSKALVAHYATSRDALMAEAARTALVQLRSQVAQGLDAEVDAAAFLRAAIRGAARLARTHERELAALEQIVAGLRDEDGGPVLGIADMEETFEGQEGVFARGQRDGVIRAGADLRTLALVYEGAVEAMVSHLRAHPEADADAFAEGVADVLLSGIAGRD